In the Glycine max cultivar Williams 82 chromosome 6, Glycine_max_v4.0, whole genome shotgun sequence genome, AAAACTCTAGTGAGAAGAATATAAATGATGATACCAAACAGAAGAGTTCAAAGGAGGTATACCCTTCTGGGGCTCAGTCTGAGCTTCAAGAAGAAAGTACAGCAGAAACTGGGTCTTGGTCAACTCAGGCAGCACAGTCGAAGAATGAAAAGGATTCTCAAGAGTCCTCCAAGCAGCCAACTGGATACAAGTGGAAGCTTTGTAATGTCACTGCTGGTCCTGATTTTATACCATGCCTTGATAACTGGAAAGCTATTAGGAGTCTCCAGAGTACTAAACACTATGAACATCGAGAAAGGCACTGTCCTGAAGAACCTCCTACCTGCCTTGTTCCTGTTCCTGAAGGTTATAAACGCCCAATTGAGTGGCCTAAGAGCAGAGAGAAGGTAGAAACCTACTTAAATCTTGTCAATTATTGTTCTCTGTCTGACCGACCGTTTACCCGTTCATAAAGTAGTAAGTTTTTCTCCTGCAGATATGGTATTACAATGTTCCACACACCAAGCTTGCTGAAGTTAAGGGCCACCAGAATTGGGTGAAAGTAACGGGCGAGTACCTTACTTTTCCTGGTGGTGGAACCCAATTCAAACATGGGGCACTTCATTACATTGACTTTATACAAGAGgtaatatatatacacatacatgtgtgtgtgtgtggttgtgaaatttgactttattttgttgattttaataATGTGTCCATAAATATGTAGATCTGTATGTATTACTTATGCTGCGTGTTCCATAAATTGAAATCATGTGTTCTGTCACAATTGCAGTATCCaccaattatattttatcttcctTTGAGCAAATTTCCCatccaatatttaattttgcatCTTCTATCTTCTTATTTCTTTGTCTCTCTGATTACCTCATTCAAATACAGCTTTAGAAgaaataaaaccaaaaagataAGAGAGGATGAGTATACTGTTGCTATATATGCCAGAATATGACTTGTATATGCTTTAGTATTTATGATGCATTCAGACATTTTGACCAATACATAGACAATTTAATCTCTAATTTGACCTGTTCCTTAAAGGGGTTTAAAACATTTCACAACTATAGGCCTATAATAATGTCATGGCAATTCTATACAAATCCTGTAGATCTAAAGATTATGGGAGGCATCTCATAGGGAACTGGTACAAGTCTTACAATTTGATATGATACAGTTGACAATAACATAATTCTGATTATTTTTCATTGTCTAGCACGGAGTTTAGATTTGAATTGGTAGGAATTGCACATTGAGTCCTCACCAGGAAAGAGACAAATAGtaattaagataaaaagaaaataatggcaGTACGAGTGTATGACCatggtattttaattttgatggaCTTAAAATTTCTACAATGACCCTCAGTGCTAACTGTCAACAGAGTTAGTTAAGTTACATAGGATGATAAACCTGGCCACCACTTTTAACCAGGACAAGTCCGTGCATGTAGGAAATTAAACTGTGGTGCATTGGGAGATAACCAAAACTTGACACGGATATAGCTATACCATTTGATGCTCTTCAAATGATGTCTTTCTCAATAATAGAAGTCTTATGCTTTCATCCTAGAATTGGTCTgggtttttataatttgtttactTGATGTTGTTGAGTATTTTATCTAATAGGGCTTTGGTGATACAGACTGTACCTGACATTGCTTGGGGAAAACGCACACGTGTTATACTAGATGTTGGATGTGGTGTTGCCAGCTTTGGAGGTTTTCTCTTTGATAGAGATGTACTTGCAATGTCGTTAGCACCAAAGGATGAACATGAAGCTCAGGTACAATTTGCACTTGAAAGGGGGATTCCTGCTATATCTGCTGTGATGGGCACAAAGAGGCTTCCCTTCCCTGGGAAAGTATTTGATGTAGTCCATTGTGCACGATGTAGAGTTCCGTGGCATATAGAAGGTATTCCATCTGCATAACTTTTACTTTGgtgataaaattaattcattttagcCATTTAGATTATAAGAGAACCTATAAACTGTATTGATGTAAAATACATGTGAGTGCAACTGGCTTTTATTTTATGAGCCCTGTTTTTTGGGTGGGGGAggaattgttttattaaaacgAGAGATATTCGATGAAAAACATTTGTTTGTAATACACAAGGAGACTAACAATTACAAGAATCATCAATTTCCTAGTTAGTAATTACAAGATTTGATTAGtctatttacattattattgtcCAACTGCAGGTGGTAAACTTCTTTTGGAGCTAAATAGAGTATTGAGACCTGGAGGTTTTTTTGTATGGTCTGCTACTCCAATTTATCAGAAGCTTCCTGAAGATGTTGAAATATGGAAGGGTAAATTATAGCTAGACTTATATATGACACTCTTGTGCATTTTAATGCAGGTTTATAATCCTGAcgttttatgaatttatttgcAGCCATGAAGGCACTAACAAAAGCCATGTGCTGGGAAGTTGTGTCGATCAGCAAGGATCCAGTAAATGGAGTAGGTGTAGCTGTATACAGGAAGCCAACTTCTAATGAGTGTTACGAGCAACGCTCAAAGAATGAGCCACCGCTGTGTCCAGACTCTGATGATCCTAATGCAGCATGGTATTTCATCATTAActgactttttttcttcttcaaccaaAACAGTAAAGAGTTTTTGACAAGTTAATCGAGTAATCTTTGACTGTGACATTATGAGAGCCTTAAAATAAAGTggcatattctttttttttttatctccctgCCTTCTCCCTATTTGTTGAAGGAAAGTAACATATTTGTATAGAAGGTTTTTGGATGTTTCTGCTAAAGTTTCAATAACATATACATCATGCAGTCTAATCTCTTCGGTGTGACAGGAACATTCAATTGCAAGCTTGCTTGCACAAAGCGCCAGTTAGTTCAAAGGAACGAGGCTCAAAATTGCCTGAGCTGTGGCCAGCCAGACTGATCAAAGTGCCTTATTGGTTGTCGAGTTCCCAAGTTGGAGTTTATGGAAAGCCAGCCCCTCAAGATTTCACTGCTGATTATGAACACTGGAAACGTGTAGTATCCAAGTCTTATCTAGACGGGATGGGAATTAAATGGTCAAATGTACGCAATGTCATGGATATGAGATCTATCTATGGAGGGTGAGCTAAAGTCactgttttgattttcaattgtTACTCTGAATTATATTTTCACTTGCTAATATGTCCCACTTTGTTTGGCATCTTTCACCGTTTGTGGTTTCCAGATTTGCTGCAGCTTTGAGAGATTTGAATGTTTGGGTCATGAATGTGGTTACAATAGACTCCCCAGATACTCTTCCTATTATTTATGAACGAGGTCTTTTTGGTATATATCATGATTGGTGTGAATCATTTAGCACCTATCCTAGGACCTATGATCTCCTCCATGCTGATCATTTGTTTTCAAAGCTTAAGAAAAGGTGCAAATAAACTATATTTCATTTCTCATTCATCACCAGCAAACTTTTGGTTATCTGATTAGTTTAAAACTGTTACTCTGGTTTTGCTAATGCTTGTTGGTCACACAGGTGCAATTTGGCTGCTGTAGTGGCTGAGGCTGATCGGATTCTTAGGCCTGAAGGAAAACTTATTGTTCGCGATACTGTTGAGATCATTGAAGAGCTTGAGAGCATGGCTAGGTCTATGCAGTGGAAGGTTCGCATGACTTACTCCAAGGATAAGGAGGGTTTGTTATGTGTGGAGAAGTCCAAGTGGCGACCTAAGGAGCAGGAAAAGCTCGAGTATGCTATTGCTTAAGCATGGAGATGAGATGCCAAAATTCTTGGTTTTTTGGCTACTCGAAATTCCTGTTTAACTGTACTTCCACTGAGTCATATGTATCATGTTAGTTAGGAATATCTATGTATTCTTTTTTCCTGTTGGGTATTAATTTTGAtatcctttatttatatttattaaattggtGACCTCTGTTGTAACATGGTGCCATAGCGTGAAGGAAATTTGATCACATTCTTGCAAATGTAGAGGCCATTGGGTTATATTTATAAGCGTGTAATAGTTGAGAATTTTGAATATTCACTTCACCAGAAATGGTAATATTaatctatatattataaagCTCTGACTTTATACTGGCTGATTTTACAGGTGAATCGGATCAGATATGCGTCTAAATTGGCGCAAACTACAGGGCATGTTTTAGTGAAATAATGGTGAGCTTATTGAAACATAAATCGGATGAgtcaattaacaaaaaaaatttaagagtgATCGAAAATTAATATTGCAATGATTTTTACATTCTCAACTCATTAATGACTGCTGTTGTGTATATAGGTGATAGAAACAACCTGCTGTCTTTTGTGAGATGGACAGGAAACAGTGTAACTGACAGGCTAGCTAGACTAGTTTTGATAGTTATTGGATAGAAAAGTCCCTTAAAAAATTGGACCCTTATTTGAAAGTTACGTATCATTCCTTTCAACGTCTTATCGATATCTCATTTCTATCGAATAAAAATAAcgacaagtttttttttacaagagttaatgcttaaatatttaaacaaaactAATCTATAATTGGatgacattaaataaatttatcaagttttcagtaaattttttatttctaaacttttaaaataattccatATCCCAATTCCACTATAAACTGCCAATATTAAgatgcaataataataatttaaatatttgtagtAAATAATCAATGGAGAACTAAATTTGTGTATACTTTGTTTGGCAGAgcgaagaaaaataaaataaatgaaaatagaagataaataattaaaaaaaaaaagaaaatacaggtgaaatatttttttcttataaagctTTTCATGTAAATCATCTTATCTATGCGACGATTTACAAAAGTTGGAATTTGGAAACTACAGACTGAAAGCTCTCGTGTGCGCGCTGGTTGTTCCCTGGCTCTCTATCCCCTGGACCTACAAGGTTCCTTTCTATATCTCATCTCAGTGCATTTCTTCTCTGATCAACACTAgggtttattttgtttctttggtAAGCTTAGCAATTGCGAAATGCACTACCGTGAACATGCTCCTATTGACACACATGCTCAGCCAACTTCAAATATAGTTTcgaagtaattaatttttgttgtttaggTTTGTTCATCCAGTGCCACATTTTTATTCTTCAAATTGATCAAGTGGCGAGACATTCTTTTGTCTTCATATACATTAGTGTAGTTAACTGTTATTAGCTTCTATTCATGCTGTTCAAATGTTGAATCTCGTAACATGCTAAGGCATTTGACTGTAGACATGTATGGATAGTTCAACCCTGACATGTGGCTATCactttgtatttgtttgttttcttttattggcaaatgttagttttattagcAGACCCCTCTTTCCTTCTTCCTTAACCATCCAACCCACCTTATATCTCCATCACTTATGTATAAGTATATTGaccttattatgttcttgtggcTGTTGGCTGTTGGATAGATGTTATCTATTAGAAAATGTGTTGTATTACAATAACAGCTCCTTGCTTCTATCATACATAAACAGTGTGGATCAATCAAATCATACCCCTGGCCTTCCCGTTTATATAATTTGTCTAAAACCGTTGCATATGggcattttcttcttttgatacCTATGGTCTAATATTATTGATGGAATGGATATGCAAATATTAGAAAATGTGATCAGAAGCATGACAAGAAAATgtcattttagttttcttttacaCAAGGGTACATTCTGCTTATGCATATCTGTCTCATAGTTAATTGCCTTATATTTTCACCATGAACCTTATATTTATCCACGGCTCATAGTTAACTGCCTTGAAAATTTATATACTATTAACCTGTAATGTAACTATAGCCGTGACTATAGAAGAGGGATTGATTGCTCTTGCACCACATACTTTAATCTCTCTTATTCTGTAATCTATGTAATCTAAATTTAGTATCTTGGTCACTCTAGTTTTCTTTTAGTAACATAGAAAAGGCTCATCATCTTACCTCAGAATGAATTTGCACTGCCACagctaaaaaaaaagaataattaatacaactatTGTTTCACCGGGCTGTGATTGAGAAGAAATGGATGCTAGCATAGTTGACACTAAAAATACTTTgagaaaacataaaagaaaagaaaatcatagtCGCTGCTGCTGGTGTTGTGTGTATGCTTATGGGTGTAGCAGCATGGTATTATAATGAGTATTTTGTTGAGGAACCAGCCCATGATTGGAAACTGGATTTAGAGGAATCAAGTTCTGGTACAAAAAGAAAGGAACGATCTCAACTTCTCTGGTACACTATCCCAAAGGAGAAAGATTAGAGAGAAAGATGAAATAGTTGCTTCAATGAAAAAAGTGGCTGAGTCTTTGAAGCAACtgcaacaaatatttaataataagctGGATGAAAAGGATATTCAAGAAGTGCTAGATGAGGTGGCATTGATACCAAACCTTGATCAACAACAATGGGCTAAAACTGTTAAATGGTTAAGTGACGATCTAGAACAGTTAGCTGTCATGAGAGGCCTTCCCATTCAAAAGAAGAAGGCTTATATTTTAGCTTTTATTTCTTGAATGCTTTTCTCATCACTAACTTCTTCATTTTacttaatttcattaattattgtaaGATAACCTTCCAACTTTTTCACGTGCTCTGTGTATTTCAGCTTTACGACTTCGATAGCAATAGCAAGACAGCTTGAAACTCGGTGAGTAACCTATCTCTACAGCTTCACAGTTCTGTTTTGCTTTGATAGATATAAATCACTATTCATTACATGTTAGTTAATAATTGATACTAATTTTCATACCATTTTCAGTTTATCTATCATTgtctgatattttttatttttagtctcctGCAATTGCTTTTATACCTCACTTTTcaagtgtttttcttttctttcatattttgtttttatatttaaacaaagtttatgttattgataaaaaaaaagtttatctaTACTCAAACATTCTTCCATTAACAttgttattatttctaattgtttgtattgttttcaattttgttagCAGGAATTTTGGAGAGAACATCAAATTTATTAAGGAAATTCTATAATAGGAGAtagtgtgaaaaaaatatattgtcaagttttaatttgtaaatatagCTATTAGAAAGTTATGGACACACTACTTTTTGAATTTGTAATGGCTAGTATTACTACAGATTTTTGGTGTATTACTTTTATGACTAGACTCACTAGAGTGACTTCTAttctatttattataatataaaataatgccCTAAATTAGGACACGTGGCATCATTTGATATAGAGATTAATAAACCCAAAAATTTTGTTTCCCGCCCAATTTTTACTTGTCTTAGACTTGTACATAAGATTAGGTCATTTTTGCAAGAGATGTCActgtattaaatttttaagtgaaCTCATATTCTTTCATTGGGAGCCAAGATATTGATATTCATTTAAGAAATTGATTTCttctaacaaatatttttttaataagatcaCAGATTGAATCTTGATCACATGCTGAAGAAATAAGCTTATTTGATCAATCATGTCTGATGTCTCACCTTGTTGATagtttttgtttctcaagttgatttttctttttttagtaaaaaaaaagttgattttttttatttgtatccaTAATTACAATGTTCCCATATACATCTAATGAATCAATGATCACCtatataaaaaagacaaaacaaagaTAGATGACCAGAAGCCAGATACGTATATATGTTATTAAACGAATAGAAACCCAAAACTCTTAAGCATTCGCCTTGAAACATTACCTCAAATCTTATGATGTATGTGTGTGTAACAAACTTTGCGTTATTTTCATATACCCGCATATAACTGTTTAAGTACGTATAAAATTGGCATcagtgaaagatgaaaaattggctcagcatatatatatataaaatcctggtcttaattaattattcgaTCTCTTACCGTAGCCCCACCGAATCAATCTGCTGGTGTTGTGGCTGTAACTGTTTCTGAATTGAATTTGGGGAGAATGGAAGGGAAAATAGCTGATCCGTGGCTACATAAGGAAGCTGAGAAATGAGGTTTTGTGAGGAATATACAATACTTAAAGGTAGATTGTTAATTTGGTCTTGGTGGGGATGTTGGTGTTGCTGATGTTGATGTAGACTTTGTTCAGAACGTTGTTGCTTGGCAATATTAAGCTTTTATCCTTCTCTCTTTATATTTGAGGAGATAGGTTTTTAAAGGGTCAACATAATCCTCAAATCCTAAGGTAGTGATGGCCCAAATGATGTCATCCCCATTGACGgtctttctcttttcccttcAGCATTTGTCAGAGGCTTCCTTTGATGAACTCCGACACACATTCTTGAACTGTTTCCTTTGCATCCTTTCAGATTTTCCCATTGCCAGGGATTGCCTTTTTCGTGATTCTTCCCACGTTGGCTATAGGGAGAAAGCGATCTTGTTCTTTGTTGTGGTGGTTGTTGTTGCATGTCTTTAAGCAAGGGCTTTCAGGGCTTCCCGTGATGACTCCACTTGGCAAATTACTATGGCTTTCGTCTTCCATGCCTCTCTTGGAGGAACAACGTACgtacgtgtgtgtgtgtgtgaggcTTTTTGGAGAGTAGAGACTGTattgataaaaatgaaagaggGGCACAAAAGTAGGCTTGTAATAAGGGAGAGTGCAagtgaaagttaaaaaaagaataaaattgatGCCGTTGATTTTCCACCAATGAAACCGAAACCCCCTTCGAGTCGCTCTTGATCTTGATGTGGAGCACTTCATGGAACTGCCACGACCCAatccaacaaattaaaataatagaactCACAATCGATACAATACACCTTAATTTTGTTGGCTGTAATTTGGGTTGAGTGGCTAATTACCTTTTATAgtctttaaaatattgtttattcAACGAccaattgaaaaattatatatcaagAATAAGACTCCGAATTATTTTGAACTACCCCTCACTCTTAATTTTTTGGTTCCAATattaattcaatattattttgtatCAAGTGTTTATCTCCTTCTTGAAGTGTTTTATTGTCTTTGGGAGAATAGCTTGTAGAGGTAACTTGGAAAAGAATAATTTGTTTGTTAGCAATACAAACAAGAAGGCAGCAGGCCTAGGAGAGCCGTCAGGAGGCCCGTTCATTTAGATGACTATGTTTGATGGTCATTAGAAATTCCCTGCACTTTATCAGACAATCATGAGACAATTAGTGGAATCAAGTTAGTGGAATTTTGTTAGTGGGATTCAGTTATTGCAATATATCCATTTTGTTAGGATCTTACCTGCTTTTGTCGCCTCTGTTACTAGGCCTTGTAGCCAATTTCCACCAATATCAGTAATAGCCTATATATACCAGATGAATCAATAAAAGAAGCGGGAATATTATCTCAGTAATTTTAGCCTTTACTATATTAGTTAGATATACCAAAGTGGTCCGACCTGCCTCTTGTTATTGCATCTTGTCACTGATTTTACTATGCTAGAGCACAACACATGTCAGGCTTCCATTGAGCTCCTAGACGAAGACGTAGCTACCCTCACCCATGGCCATGCCGAGTTAAAGAGCAAGCTCAAATCCATTATGGATCGACTTGCCACACCTACCATCCCTCATCCATCGCCCAAAACACCACCCACACCACCCCCTGTCCAAACCAAACCCCATATGAAATTGGACGTCCCCATATTTGATGGACAGGACCCTCTCGATTGGATTTTCAAAATCCAACAATTTTTCGATTATCAATTTATTCCAGAAGCAGAGAGGCTCACTGCGACAACCTTCTATACGGAAGGTCCTGCTTTATCTTGGTACCAGTGGATGTATCGGAATGGTTTCCTCACCTCCTGGTCTGCAATGCTTTAGGCATTGGAATCGCGTTTTGCAACTTCCTACTATGACGACCCACAAGGAGCTTTATTCAAATTGCAGCAACGTGGCTCTATCAACGAATATCTCACCAGTTTTTAACGCCTTGCGAACCATATCGTCGGGCTAGCACCGTCTTCACTCCTCAGCTAC is a window encoding:
- the LOC100816312 gene encoding probable methyltransferase PMT26, producing the protein MALGKYARVDGRRSSSWCSTVTVVVFVALCLVGVWMMTSSSVVPVRNGDEAQENKNQVKEQTEPTEVKEAVSEVSNSNMRQFEDNPGDLPEDATKGDSNVASEDNSNLSDKQEEKSEENPVERSSDDTKSEDVEDKKTEEEGSNTENESNSDSTENSKDSDETSTKESDSDENEKKSDSDESEKQSNDTDETTDTKIEEKVEESDNKESDENSSEKNINDDTKQKSSKEVYPSGAQSELQEESTAETGSWSTQAAQSKNEKDSQESSKQPTGYKWKLCNVTAGPDFIPCLDNWKAIRSLQSTKHYEHRERHCPEEPPTCLVPVPEGYKRPIEWPKSREKIWYYNVPHTKLAEVKGHQNWVKVTGEYLTFPGGGTQFKHGALHYIDFIQETVPDIAWGKRTRVILDVGCGVASFGGFLFDRDVLAMSLAPKDEHEAQVQFALERGIPAISAVMGTKRLPFPGKVFDVVHCARCRVPWHIEGGKLLLELNRVLRPGGFFVWSATPIYQKLPEDVEIWKAMKALTKAMCWEVVSISKDPVNGVGVAVYRKPTSNECYEQRSKNEPPLCPDSDDPNAAWNIQLQACLHKAPVSSKERGSKLPELWPARLIKVPYWLSSSQVGVYGKPAPQDFTADYEHWKRVVSKSYLDGMGIKWSNVRNVMDMRSIYGGFAAALRDLNVWVMNVVTIDSPDTLPIIYERGLFGIYHDWCESFSTYPRTYDLLHADHLFSKLKKRCNLAAVVAEADRILRPEGKLIVRDTVEIIEELESMARSMQWKVRMTYSKDKEGLLCVEKSKWRPKEQEKLEYAIA